Genomic DNA from Mycobacterium stomatepiae:
ACGTCTTCTGCGCCGGTTCGGCACTGTTCGCGGAGCCCAACATGACTGACCGGGTAAACGCACTGCGCACAGCCGTTTACGAGGCGAGCGGAAGGCTGGTGGCCCCGTGACCATCACACCACGAACGACCAGCGCACCGGAAGTCGCACTAATCCCTAAAGCGATCGAATCACTCACCAGCACAGACGAATTGGACCGACTAGCGATCAACACACTGCGATTCCTCGCTGCCGATGGTGTGCAGGCCGCCAACAGCGGACATCCCGGCTTACCGCTGGGTACCAGCGCGATCGCCTGGACGTTGTGGTCGCGGCACCTGCGCCACGACCCCGCTGATCCGCGCTGGCCCGACCGCGACCGCTTCGTGCTGTCCGCCGGCCACGGCTCGATGCTGCTCTACGCCCTGCTGCACCTGTTCGGTTACGGCCTGTCGATCGACCAACTGCGGAAGTTCCGGCAACTGGGCTCGCGAACCCCCGGGCACCCTGAGTACGGTCACACCCCTGGGGTCGAAACAACCACGGGCCCACTGGGACAAGGGCTTAGCAACGCTGTCGGGATGGCGTTGGCCGAACGGATGCTGGCCGCACGGTGCAACACCGACGAGCACACGGTCGTCGACCACCGCACCTGGGTGCTAGCCGGCGACGGCGACTTGATGGAGGGAATCAGCCACGAGGCCGCGTCGCTGGCCGGGCGCCTCCGGCTGGGCAAGTTGATCGTGATCTTCGACGACAACGACATCACCATCGACGGACCGGCGTCACAGAGCTGCACCGACGACGTCGAGGGCCGGTTCACCGCCTATGGCTGGCGAGTGCTCAGCGTCCCCGACGGCAACGACGTGCCCGCACTTGACCAGGCGTTCACCGAGGCGGTTCGCGGCGACGGCAGGCCTACGTTCATCCGGGTGGGCACCACCATCGGCTTCGGGGCGCCCGGCATCGAGGGGACCTCGAAAGCCCACGGGAGCCCATTGGGGTCGGAAGTGCTCCACGCCATGCGCACCCGTCTGGACTGGCCCGACGCACATTTCCACGTGCCCATTGCGGTCAGCGCGACCGCGGCCGTGACGGCCGCGCGAGGTGCCACGGCACGGGCGCAGTGGACTCAGATACACGCCGCGTGGCAAGTTGACCATCCGCAGCTCTCAGCGGACTTCCCGCTCGACACGGTTCCCACCGCCGACGACCTATCGGTGCTGACGCCGCTGGCCGACGGTTTGGCGTCGGGCGGAAAGTCAGCGACGCGCAAGGCATCCGGCTCGGCACTGGCGGCGCTGGCGGCCGTCTATCCGGGACTGGTCGGCGGGTCCGCCGACCTGGCCGCCTCGACCAACACCGCGATCCCCGGCGGTGACATCACGCCGGAGGACTACAGCGGCCGCACGATTCATTTCGGTATCCGCGAGCACGCGATGGCGGCGGTGATGAACGGCATCGCATTGCACGGCGGGCTGCGTCCATTCGGAAGTACCTTTCTGGTGTTCGCCGACTACCTGCGCCCGGCTTTGCGACTTTCGGCGCTGATGAAATTGCCGGTGGTGTATGTGTTCACCCATGACTCGGTACACGTCGGCGAGGACGGGCCCACACATCAGCCGGTCGAACAGCTGGAGTCGCTTCGACTCATTCCGGGCCTGACCGTGTTGCGTCCGGCGGACGCCGCCGAGACCGCGCTCGCGTGGCAGATTACGGCGGAGAACACCACGGGTCCAACAGCTTTGGTGCTGAGCCGCCAAGACCTTCCGGTGTTGGGCGGTGCCGGTCTGGACGACACCCGCCAATACGGCATGCGCGTGGTCCGCCCGGTGGCCGACACCGCCCACATCGTGCTGGCGGCCAGCGGCTCGGAGGTCGCCTTAGCCCTCGAGGCTGCCGAGTTACTCAGCGAGCATGGGATATCGGCGATCGTCATCTCGGTGATGTGGCGGGAACGGATCGCGGCCGCGCTGGACTCCGACGGCAGCGCCCTGCCCGATCTGCCGGTGGTGTGGATCGAGGCCGGCGTGACCACCGGCTGGCGGGCGCTGGCGCGGCCAGGCGACTCGGTGATCGGCATCGACCGCTTCGGCGAGAGCGGACCGGGTCCCGAGGTGGCAGCGCACCTGGGCCTGACCGCGGCGGCCGTCTTCGACGCTGCGCTGCGCAGCATCGCAGCGGGATGACTCGTGGCGCTAGAGGCGGTCGTCTTCGACGTCGACGGCACGCTGGCCGATACCGAACGCAACGGTCATCGGTTGGCGTTCAACGACGCGTTCGCCCAACACGGTTTGAACATCAACTGGACACCCGAGGCATACGGCCGGCTACTGGCGATCGCGGGCGGCCGCCACCGCATCAGATATGACCTGCGGGAGAGGGGGTTTGGCAGCCGCGCCGGTCGGTTGGCCTACGACATACACCAAACCAAGACAGCACTGTTCACCGATCGCATTCTCAACGGCGAGATCTGCGGGCCGCCAAGGACTAGCAGATGCGTGGAAGTTGCTCACCCAGTTGACGTTCGATGACCTGCGTAGTGCCAAATGGGGTCTTGCCCACCACCATGCCGGGATGCTCGGCAACGACACGACCGATGATCGCCGCGTTCGCGCCCTCGGTGCGCGTCCGCATCGCGGCCAGTACCGCTTCGCTATGGCCGGGATCGACGAACGCCACCATCTTGCCCTCGTTGGCCACCTGCAGGGGATCTAGCCCGAGAAACGAGCAGGCCGACGAAACCGCCTCGGGAATAGGGACTTTCGCCTGATCGAGTTCTATGCCGACCGACGCCGCACGGGCGATTTCGACGACCGCGGCGACAAGGCCGCCGCGGGTGGGATCGCGTAGCGCGTGCACCGCGGATCCTGCGGCGTCGAGCATGGCCGCGACCATCCGGTGCAACGGAGCGCTATCGGTGGTAACGGTGGTGCCGAAATCGATACCTTCGCGCACACTCATGATGGCCACACCATGCTCGCCCACGTTGCCCGACACGATGATATGGTCTGCGGCGCGGACCCGCTCGGGCCCAATGTGCACGCCCGGGGGAACGACACCCACCCCCGCGGTATTGACGAATAGCTGGTCGGCACCGCCGCTCGCGACGACCTTGGTGTCGCCGGTGACAATGCCCACGCCGGCGTTGGCGGCCGCCTTGCCCATGGTTTCGGCGACCGCGCCGAGCACATCCAGCTCGAGTCCTTCTTCCAGGATGAACCCGGCGGTCAGCGCGACCGGTTGGGCTCCGCTGCACGCCAAATCGTTGATCGTGCCGTTGACCGCCAAGTCACCGATGTTCCCACCCGGAAAGAACAGCGGGTGGACCACATACGAATCGGTGGTCAACGCGATGCGCCCGCCCGCGATATCCAGCAACGCCGAATCGCGCGCGGCACCGGCCACGCCGCCGAAGGCGGGCAGGAACAGGTTCTCGATCAGCTCCTCGGAGAGCACACCGCCGCCGCCGTGGCCCAGCACGATGCGCTTCGTCTCACGAAGCGGCAGCGGACAAACCCAATCGGCCGGGTCGATGGCGACCGGTGGCTCAGGCATGAGCGGCTTCCAACCGCCGGAACTGGTAGTAGGCCGCACAGGCGCCCTCGCTGGACACCATGGTCGCGCCCAGCGGCGTACGCGGCGTGCACGACTTGCCGAATGCCGGGCACTCGTTGGGTTTCAGCAGACCCTGCAGCACTTCCCCACTATGGCACTCCGCCGATTCGGACACCCGCAAATGCCCAACCCCGAACTTCAATTCGGCATCGAACTGTGCGTACCTCGGCGACAGCGCCCACCCGGACTTGGGGATCATGCCGATGCCGCGCCACTGCCGATCGGTCACCACGAACACGTCCGCGAGGGTCTGCTGGGCGACCGCGTTGCCCGCGGCGGTCACCGCGCGCGGGTAGGCGTTACGCAGTTGCGGCGTGCCCGCCTCCAGGAGGTCGACAGCCTGCCGGACGCCTTCGAGCAAATCCAGCGCCTCGAATCCGGTGACCACGATCGGAACCTGGAATTCGTCGACCAGCGGCCCGTATTCGCCGGTGCCCATCACGGTGCATACGTGTCCGGCGGCCAGGAATGCCTCGACCCGGTTAGTCGGCGAGCTCAAGATCGCCGTCATGGCCGGAGGCACCAACACGTGCGAGACCAGCATGGAGAAGTTCGTGAGCCCGAGTCGCTGCGCGTGCACCACCGCCATCGCGTTAGCCGGCGCGGTGGTCTCGAAGCCGACCCCGAAAAACACCACCTGCTTGTCGGGATTGTCGGCGGCCACCCGGGTGGCATCCAAGGGCGAGTACACGATTCGAACGTCGCCACCGCGAGCGCGCACACCGAACAAATCCTGACTGCTGCCCGGCACCCGCAACATGTCGCCGAAGGAGCAGAAGATCACGTCCTCGCGCGCCGCGATATCCAGCGCGCGGTCGATCATCTCGAGCGGCGTCACGCATACCGGGCATCCCGGACCGTGAATGAATTCCACCGCACCGTCCAGCAATTGGTCGATGCCGTTGCGAATGATCGAATGTGTTTGCCCACCACAGACTTCCATGATGGTCCAGGTTTTGCTGACGCGCTTCTTGATGTGGTCGACCAAGGTGTGTGCGGCCACCGGGTCACGGAATTCATCCAGATACTTCATGCCGGTTCCCTCCTGCCTTGACCCTCGTCACCGGCCAATTCGTCATCGAGAACCCCGAGGTCGTTGAACATCCGCAAGGTCTCCTGCGCCGACGCCTCGTCGAGGCGGGTGATGGCGAAACCGGCGTGCACGATGGTGTATTCGCCGATTTGCATGTCCGGCAGGTACGCCAGGCACACGGTCTTGGTGGTGCCACCGAAGTCGACGGTGCACATGCGCGTCCCCGCCTCGTCCCAGGTGCCGACGACTTTGCCAGGAATTCCGAGACACATACGCTATGTCCCTCTCTCGTGCCGGCGTGCCGCGATGACTGCCTGGCCTAGCGCCAGACCACCGTCGTTGCACGGCAATACTGCGTGGGTCAGCACCTCGAAACCGTTGCTGGCCAATTCTTTACGGAGTCCATCGCGTAGCAATCGGTTGACGAAGACGCCGCCGGTCAACCCGATGGTGCCGACACCTGCTGCGACTCGATATACCGCCTGCGCGGTCGCCCTGACGACGGCGGCGTGAAAGCCCGCGGCCAGATCGGCCGTTGGCGTGCCGCTCCGCAGACCCCGCACCAGTTCGGTGATCAGCGGCACCGGGTCCAAGACCCCCGCGGTCACCTCGAAGTCCATCGGCGCCGGTCGACCAAGGCGCGCCAGATGTTCGAGCTCGACGGCCGCCTGTCCCTCGTAGGTCACGTCGTGGCAGACGTCGAGCAAGCTGGCCACGGCGTCGAACAGGCGACCCATGCTGCTGGTGGCGACACATCCGATCCCATTTGGGATCTGCTGGGCGAGCACTCGGCGCGCCTGCTCGCTCAGCCGGGCGAACGCCGGAATGTCCTGTGCCCATTCGACGCCGGCGCGGTGTAGCAGGTCCAGGGCTATCCGGTCGGGGTGACGCACCGCGCCGTCACCGCCGGGCAGGGCAAACGGCTTCAGGTGTCCGACCCGCGTGAAGGCCACCGGGTCGGTCACCATGAGAAGTTCACCGCCCCAGATGGTGCCGTCCGTGCCATAGCCGGTGCCGTCGAAGGCGACCGCAAGCATTGGCGAGTCGAGCCGGCCGTGCTCGGCCAGCAGCGATACCGCGTGGGCGTGATGGTGTTGCACCTGCAGCACCGGCCGGCCCTGCCGCCGCGCCCAATGAGTCGTGGCGTAGGCCGGATGCAGATCGCAAGCGATAAGTCGGGGTTGACGGTCGGTCATGAACGCCAGGTGTTGCTCGGCCGATTCGAAGCAGCTCTGAGTCCGCGGGTCAGCCATGTCACCCAGGTGCGACGACAGGTGGGCGTTTCCGTCAGAGGACAACAGACAAAACGTCGTCTTGAGGTCCCCACCGGTTGCCAGGACCACGGGGACACCGGCCGTAGCGGGTGTCGAAACTGGAAGCGGCGCGTATCCGCGGGAACGTCGAATCGGCACCAGGCCGCCGTCGCCGTCAATCGTGAGAACCGAATCCTCGCACGGCACATGGATGGGTCGGTCGTGGCTGAGCACCGCGTCCGCCAAACCGTCGATCCAGTTCAGATCGGCATCGCGGAAGACGATCGGAGACCCCCCGTTGTTGGCCGAGGTCATCACCAGCGGGACCGGACCCAAACGATCGAAGAGCAGGTGGTGAACCGGCGAATAGGCAAGCACCACTCCGATCTCGGACAGGCCGGGTGCCACGCACGCCACGTTCGAGTCGTCGCGGGCGGGCAGCAGGACGATCGGCGCGGCAGGTGACCGCAGCAGTTGGGCCCCAGCATCGTCGACGTAACAGATACGTTGCGCCGCAGCGATATCGGAGACCATCACCGCGAAAGGTTTCGCGGGCCT
This window encodes:
- the hypE gene encoding hydrogenase expression/formation protein HypE produces the protein MPEPPVAIDPADWVCPLPLRETKRIVLGHGGGGVLSEELIENLFLPAFGGVAGAARDSALLDIAGGRIALTTDSYVVHPLFFPGGNIGDLAVNGTINDLACSGAQPVALTAGFILEEGLELDVLGAVAETMGKAAANAGVGIVTGDTKVVASGGADQLFVNTAGVGVVPPGVHIGPERVRAADHIIVSGNVGEHGVAIMSVREGIDFGTTVTTDSAPLHRMVAAMLDAAGSAVHALRDPTRGGLVAAVVEIARAASVGIELDQAKVPIPEAVSSACSFLGLDPLQVANEGKMVAFVDPGHSEAVLAAMRTRTEGANAAIIGRVVAEHPGMVVGKTPFGTTQVIERQLGEQLPRIC
- a CDS encoding HAD family hydrolase; this encodes MALEAVVFDVDGTLADTERNGHRLAFNDAFAQHGLNINWTPEAYGRLLAIAGGRHRIRYDLRERGFGSRAGRLAYDIHQTKTALFTDRILNGEICGPPRTSRCVEVAHPVDVR
- the tkt gene encoding transketolase, which codes for MTITPRTTSAPEVALIPKAIESLTSTDELDRLAINTLRFLAADGVQAANSGHPGLPLGTSAIAWTLWSRHLRHDPADPRWPDRDRFVLSAGHGSMLLYALLHLFGYGLSIDQLRKFRQLGSRTPGHPEYGHTPGVETTTGPLGQGLSNAVGMALAERMLAARCNTDEHTVVDHRTWVLAGDGDLMEGISHEAASLAGRLRLGKLIVIFDDNDITIDGPASQSCTDDVEGRFTAYGWRVLSVPDGNDVPALDQAFTEAVRGDGRPTFIRVGTTIGFGAPGIEGTSKAHGSPLGSEVLHAMRTRLDWPDAHFHVPIAVSATAAVTAARGATARAQWTQIHAAWQVDHPQLSADFPLDTVPTADDLSVLTPLADGLASGGKSATRKASGSALAALAAVYPGLVGGSADLAASTNTAIPGGDITPEDYSGRTIHFGIREHAMAAVMNGIALHGGLRPFGSTFLVFADYLRPALRLSALMKLPVVYVFTHDSVHVGEDGPTHQPVEQLESLRLIPGLTVLRPADAAETALAWQITAENTTGPTALVLSRQDLPVLGGAGLDDTRQYGMRVVRPVADTAHIVLAASGSEVALALEAAELLSEHGISAIVISVMWRERIAAALDSDGSALPDLPVVWIEAGVTTGWRALARPGDSVIGIDRFGESGPGPEVAAHLGLTAAAVFDAALRSIAAG
- a CDS encoding HypC/HybG/HupF family hydrogenase formation chaperone, with the translated sequence MCLGIPGKVVGTWDEAGTRMCTVDFGGTTKTVCLAYLPDMQIGEYTIVHAGFAITRLDEASAQETLRMFNDLGVLDDELAGDEGQGRREPA
- the hypF gene encoding carbamoyltransferase HypF, whose translation is MGVLAAREVRDGQSGVAVTSVRLRLDIAGVVQGVGFRPAVARIAARHGLAGCVYNDSGAVHCEFEGAPEAVEAAVSALSADHPPMARIDSIEARQLLTNGESGFRIVDSRIDDDRRTLVPPDIAICADCLRELRDPTDRRFGHPFITCTNCGPRYTVITDLPYDRPATTMAKFPMCATCAAEYRDPADRRFHAQTIACPDCGPTLSWRGPGNFLEPLAAATQALEDGLIVAIKGIGGFHLACRADNVAAVANLRHRKGRPAKPFAVMVSDIAAAQRICYVDDAGAQLLRSPAAPIVLLPARDDSNVACVAPGLSEIGVVLAYSPVHHLLFDRLGPVPLVMTSANNGGSPIVFRDADLNWIDGLADAVLSHDRPIHVPCEDSVLTIDGDGGLVPIRRSRGYAPLPVSTPATAGVPVVLATGGDLKTTFCLLSSDGNAHLSSHLGDMADPRTQSCFESAEQHLAFMTDRQPRLIACDLHPAYATTHWARRQGRPVLQVQHHHAHAVSLLAEHGRLDSPMLAVAFDGTGYGTDGTIWGGELLMVTDPVAFTRVGHLKPFALPGGDGAVRHPDRIALDLLHRAGVEWAQDIPAFARLSEQARRVLAQQIPNGIGCVATSSMGRLFDAVASLLDVCHDVTYEGQAAVELEHLARLGRPAPMDFEVTAGVLDPVPLITELVRGLRSGTPTADLAAGFHAAVVRATAQAVYRVAAGVGTIGLTGGVFVNRLLRDGLRKELASNGFEVLTHAVLPCNDGGLALGQAVIAARRHERGT
- the hypD gene encoding hydrogenase formation protein HypD, with translation MKYLDEFRDPVAAHTLVDHIKKRVSKTWTIMEVCGGQTHSIIRNGIDQLLDGAVEFIHGPGCPVCVTPLEMIDRALDIAAREDVIFCSFGDMLRVPGSSQDLFGVRARGGDVRIVYSPLDATRVAADNPDKQVVFFGVGFETTAPANAMAVVHAQRLGLTNFSMLVSHVLVPPAMTAILSSPTNRVEAFLAAGHVCTVMGTGEYGPLVDEFQVPIVVTGFEALDLLEGVRQAVDLLEAGTPQLRNAYPRAVTAAGNAVAQQTLADVFVVTDRQWRGIGMIPKSGWALSPRYAQFDAELKFGVGHLRVSESAECHSGEVLQGLLKPNECPAFGKSCTPRTPLGATMVSSEGACAAYYQFRRLEAAHA